A genomic stretch from Neomonachus schauinslandi chromosome 16, ASM220157v2, whole genome shotgun sequence includes:
- the ZNF821 gene encoding zinc finger protein 821 isoform X1: MSRRKQTNPNKVHWDQVFAGLEEQARQAMMKTDFPGDLGSQRQAIQQLRDQDSSSSDSEGDEEETTQDEVSSHTSEEDGGVVKVEKELENTEQPVGGNEVAEHEVTGNLNSDPLLGLCQCPLCQLDCGSREQLIAHVYQHTAAVVSAKSYMCPVCGRALSSPGSLGRHLLIHSEDQRSNCAVCGARFTSHATFNSEKLPEVLNMETLPPAHSEGPSSAEGKDIAFSPPVYPAGILLVCNNCAAYRKLLEAQTPTVRKWALRRQNEPLEVRLQRLERERTAKKSRRDNETPEEREVRRMRDREAKRLQRMQETDEQRARRLQRDREAMRLKRANETPEKRQARLIREREAKRLKRRLEKMDMMLRAQFGQDPSAMAALAAEMNFFQLPVSGVELDSQLLGKMAFEEQNSGSLH, translated from the exons GGGATCAAGTATTTGCTGGGCTAGAAGAGCAAGCCCGCCAGGCGATGATGAAAACTGATTTTCCTGGAGACCTTGGCAGTCAGCGACAAGCTATCCAACAACTAAGAGATCAGGACTCCAGTAGCA GTGACAGTGAGGGTGATGAAGAGGAGACCACACAAGATGAAGTCTCTTCCCACACATCAGAGGAAGATGGAGGGGTGGTCAAAGTGGAAAAAGAGTTAGAAAATACGGAACagcctgttggtgggaatgaagtGGCAGAGCATGAG GTCACAGGGAACTTGAATTCTGACCCCTTACTTGGACTCTGCCAGTGTCCCCTCTGCCAGCTAGACTGTGGGAGTCGGGAGCAGCTGATTGCTCATGTGTACCAG CACACTGCAGCAGTGGTGAGCGCCAAGAGCTACATGTGTCCTGTCTGTGGCCGGGCCCTGAGCTCCCCAGGGTCATTGGGTCGTCACCTCCTAATCCACTCAGAGGACCAGAGGTCTAActgtgctgtgtgtggagcccgTTTTACCAGCCATGCCACGTTTAACAG TGAGAAACTCCCTGAAGTACTTAATATGGAAACCCTACCCCCAGCCCATAGTGAGGGTCCCTCCAGTGCTGAGGGGAAGGACATTGCCTTTAGCCCTCCCGTGTACCCTGCTGGAATTCTGCTTGTGTGCAACAATTGTGCTGCCTACCGTAAGCTACTGGAAGCACAGACCCCCACTGTTCGCAAGTGGGCCCTACGCCGACAGAATGAGCCACTGGAAGTACGGCTGCAGCGGCTGGAACGAGAGCGTACAGCCAAGAAAAGTCGGCGGGACAATGAGACTCCAGAGGAGCGGGAAGTAAGGCGCATGAGGGACCGTGAAGCCAAGCGCCTGCAGCGCATGCAGGAGACAGATGAGCAGCGGGCACGTCGGCTGCAGCGGGATCGGGAGGCTATGAGGCTGAAGCGGGCCAATGAAACCCCAGAGAAGAGGCAGGCCCGGCTTATCCGGGAGCGGGAAGCCAAGCGGCTCAAGAGGAGGCTGGAGAAAATGGACATGATGTTGCGAGCTCAGTTTGGCCAGGACCCTTCTGCCATGGCAGCCTTAGCAGCTGAAATGAACTTCTTCCAGCTACCTGTGAGTGGGGTGGAGTTGGACAGCCAGCTCCTGGGCAAGATGGCCTTTGAAGAGCAGAACAGTGGCTCTCTGCACTGA
- the ZNF821 gene encoding zinc finger protein 821 isoform X2 produces MSRRKQTNPNKVHCDSEGDEEETTQDEVSSHTSEEDGGVVKVEKELENTEQPVGGNEVAEHEVTGNLNSDPLLGLCQCPLCQLDCGSREQLIAHVYQHTAAVVSAKSYMCPVCGRALSSPGSLGRHLLIHSEDQRSNCAVCGARFTSHATFNSEKLPEVLNMETLPPAHSEGPSSAEGKDIAFSPPVYPAGILLVCNNCAAYRKLLEAQTPTVRKWALRRQNEPLEVRLQRLERERTAKKSRRDNETPEEREVRRMRDREAKRLQRMQETDEQRARRLQRDREAMRLKRANETPEKRQARLIREREAKRLKRRLEKMDMMLRAQFGQDPSAMAALAAEMNFFQLPVSGVELDSQLLGKMAFEEQNSGSLH; encoded by the exons GTGACAGTGAGGGTGATGAAGAGGAGACCACACAAGATGAAGTCTCTTCCCACACATCAGAGGAAGATGGAGGGGTGGTCAAAGTGGAAAAAGAGTTAGAAAATACGGAACagcctgttggtgggaatgaagtGGCAGAGCATGAG GTCACAGGGAACTTGAATTCTGACCCCTTACTTGGACTCTGCCAGTGTCCCCTCTGCCAGCTAGACTGTGGGAGTCGGGAGCAGCTGATTGCTCATGTGTACCAG CACACTGCAGCAGTGGTGAGCGCCAAGAGCTACATGTGTCCTGTCTGTGGCCGGGCCCTGAGCTCCCCAGGGTCATTGGGTCGTCACCTCCTAATCCACTCAGAGGACCAGAGGTCTAActgtgctgtgtgtggagcccgTTTTACCAGCCATGCCACGTTTAACAG TGAGAAACTCCCTGAAGTACTTAATATGGAAACCCTACCCCCAGCCCATAGTGAGGGTCCCTCCAGTGCTGAGGGGAAGGACATTGCCTTTAGCCCTCCCGTGTACCCTGCTGGAATTCTGCTTGTGTGCAACAATTGTGCTGCCTACCGTAAGCTACTGGAAGCACAGACCCCCACTGTTCGCAAGTGGGCCCTACGCCGACAGAATGAGCCACTGGAAGTACGGCTGCAGCGGCTGGAACGAGAGCGTACAGCCAAGAAAAGTCGGCGGGACAATGAGACTCCAGAGGAGCGGGAAGTAAGGCGCATGAGGGACCGTGAAGCCAAGCGCCTGCAGCGCATGCAGGAGACAGATGAGCAGCGGGCACGTCGGCTGCAGCGGGATCGGGAGGCTATGAGGCTGAAGCGGGCCAATGAAACCCCAGAGAAGAGGCAGGCCCGGCTTATCCGGGAGCGGGAAGCCAAGCGGCTCAAGAGGAGGCTGGAGAAAATGGACATGATGTTGCGAGCTCAGTTTGGCCAGGACCCTTCTGCCATGGCAGCCTTAGCAGCTGAAATGAACTTCTTCCAGCTACCTGTGAGTGGGGTGGAGTTGGACAGCCAGCTCCTGGGCAAGATGGCCTTTGAAGAGCAGAACAGTGGCTCTCTGCACTGA
- the ZNF821 gene encoding zinc finger protein 821 isoform X3, giving the protein MCPVCGRALSSPGSLGRHLLIHSEDQRSNCAVCGARFTSHATFNSEKLPEVLNMETLPPAHSEGPSSAEGKDIAFSPPVYPAGILLVCNNCAAYRKLLEAQTPTVRKWALRRQNEPLEVRLQRLERERTAKKSRRDNETPEEREVRRMRDREAKRLQRMQETDEQRARRLQRDREAMRLKRANETPEKRQARLIREREAKRLKRRLEKMDMMLRAQFGQDPSAMAALAAEMNFFQLPVSGVELDSQLLGKMAFEEQNSGSLH; this is encoded by the exons ATGTGTCCTGTCTGTGGCCGGGCCCTGAGCTCCCCAGGGTCATTGGGTCGTCACCTCCTAATCCACTCAGAGGACCAGAGGTCTAActgtgctgtgtgtggagcccgTTTTACCAGCCATGCCACGTTTAACAG TGAGAAACTCCCTGAAGTACTTAATATGGAAACCCTACCCCCAGCCCATAGTGAGGGTCCCTCCAGTGCTGAGGGGAAGGACATTGCCTTTAGCCCTCCCGTGTACCCTGCTGGAATTCTGCTTGTGTGCAACAATTGTGCTGCCTACCGTAAGCTACTGGAAGCACAGACCCCCACTGTTCGCAAGTGGGCCCTACGCCGACAGAATGAGCCACTGGAAGTACGGCTGCAGCGGCTGGAACGAGAGCGTACAGCCAAGAAAAGTCGGCGGGACAATGAGACTCCAGAGGAGCGGGAAGTAAGGCGCATGAGGGACCGTGAAGCCAAGCGCCTGCAGCGCATGCAGGAGACAGATGAGCAGCGGGCACGTCGGCTGCAGCGGGATCGGGAGGCTATGAGGCTGAAGCGGGCCAATGAAACCCCAGAGAAGAGGCAGGCCCGGCTTATCCGGGAGCGGGAAGCCAAGCGGCTCAAGAGGAGGCTGGAGAAAATGGACATGATGTTGCGAGCTCAGTTTGGCCAGGACCCTTCTGCCATGGCAGCCTTAGCAGCTGAAATGAACTTCTTCCAGCTACCTGTGAGTGGGGTGGAGTTGGACAGCCAGCTCCTGGGCAAGATGGCCTTTGAAGAGCAGAACAGTGGCTCTCTGCACTGA
- the ATXN1L gene encoding ataxin-1-like, whose product MKPVHERSQECLPPKKRDLPVTSEDMGRTTSCSTNHTPSSDASEWSRGVVVAGQSQAGARVSLGGDGAEAITGLTVDQYGMLYKVAVPPATFSPTGLPSVVNMNPLPPTFNVASSLIQHPGIHYPPIHYAQLPSTSLQFIGSPYSLPYAVPPNFLPSPLLSPSANLATSHLPHFVPYASLLAEGATPPPQASSPAHSFNKAPSATSPPGQLPHHSSTQPLDLAPGRMPVYYQMSRLPAGYTLHETPPAGASPILTPQEGQSALEAAAANGQRQRERNLVRRESEALDSPNSKSEGQGLVPVVECVVDGQLFSGSQTARVEVAVPAHRGTPDTDLEVQRVVGALASQDYRVVAAQRKDEPSPLNLSHHTPDHQGEGRGSARNPAEMAEKNQARGFYPQSHQEPVKHRPLPKAVVVANGNLVPTGTDPGLLSVGSEILVASSLDMQARATFPDKEPTPPPITSSHLPSHFMKGAIIQLATGELKRVEDLQTQDFVRSAEVSGGLKIDSSTVVDIQESQWPGFVMLHFVVGEQQSKVSIEVPPEHPFFVYGQGWSSCSPGRTAQLFSLPCHRLQVGDVCISISLQSLNSNSVSQASCAPPGQLGLPRERPERTVLGPREQCDSEGKSQPSGEGSQMVEPSQPEPGAQACWPAPSFQRYSMQGEEARAALLRPSFIPQEVKLSIEGRSNAGK is encoded by the coding sequence ATGAAACCTGTTCATGAGAGGAGTCAGGAATGCCTTCCACCAAAGAAACGAGACCTCCCCGTGACCAGCGAGGATATGGGGAGAACTACCAGCTGCTCAACTAACCACACACCCTCCAGTGATGCCTCTGAATGGTCCCGGGGGGTTGTGGTGGCCGGGCAGAGCCAGGCAGGAGCCAGAGTCAGCCTGGGGGGTGATGGAGCTGAGGCCATCACTGGTCTGACGGTGGACCAGTATGGTATGCTGTATAAGGTGGCTGTGCCACCTGCTACCTTCTCCCCAACTGGCCTCCCATCTGTGGTGAATATGAACCCCTTGCCCCCCACATTCAATGTAGCGTCTTCACTGATTCAACATCCAGGAATCCACTATCCCCCAATCCACTATGCTCAACTCCCGTCCACCTCTCTGCAGTTTATCGGGTCTCCTTATAGCCTTCCCTATGCTGTGCCACCTAATTTCCTACCAAgtcccctcctttctccttctgccaaCCTCGCCACCTCTCACCTTCCACACTTTGTGCCATATGCCTCACTCCTGGCAGAAGGAgccactccccctccccaggcttcaTCCCCAGCCCACTCATTCAACAAAGCCCCTTCTGCCACCTCCCCACCTGGGCAGTTGCCACATCACTCGAGTACTCAGCCACTGGACCTTGCTCCAGGCCGGATGCCCGTTTATTATCAGATGTCCAGGCTACCTGCTGGGTACACTCTGCATGAAACCCCTCCAGCAGGTGCCAGCCCGATTCTTACCCCTCAGGAGGGCCAGTCTGCTCTGGAAGCAGCCGCTGCCAACggacagagacagcgagaacgAAACTTAGTAAGACGGGAAAGTGAAGCCCTCGACTCCCCCAACAGCAAGAGTGAAGGCCAGGGACTGGTGCCAGTGGTAGAATGTGTGGTGGATGGACAGTTGTTTTCAGGTTCTCAGACTGCACGGGTAGAGGTGGCAGTGCCGGCACACCGAGGGACCCCAGACACCGACCTTGAGGTCCAGCGGGTGGTTGGCGCTTTAGCTTCTCAGGACTATCGTGTGGTGGCAGCTCAGAGGAAGGATGAGCCCAGCCCCCTCAACCTGTCGCATCATACCCCTGACCATCAGGGTGAAGGGCGAGGGTCAGCCAGGAACCCAGCAGAGATGGCCGAGAAAAATCAGGCCCGAGGGTTCTACCCTCAATCCCATCAGGAACCGGTGAAACATAGACCTTTACCCAAAGCAGTGGTTGTAGCTAATGGCAACCTGGTGCCCACTGGAACTGACCCAGGTCTGCTGTCTGTGGGCTCGGAGATCCTGGTGGCATCAAGTTTGGACATGCAGGCCAGAGCCACCTTCCCAGATAAGGAGCCAACGCCACCCCCCATTACCTCCTCCCACTTGCCCTCCCATTTCATGAAAGGCGCCATCATCCAGCTGGCTACAGGGGAGCTGAAGCGGGTGGAGGACCTCCAGACCCAGGACTTTGTGCGCAGTGCCGAAGTGAGCGGGGGGCTGAAGATTGACTCTAGCACGGTCGTGGACATTCAGGAGAGCCAGTGGCCTGGATTTGTCATGCTGCATTTTGTGGTTGGTGAGCAGCAGAGCAAAGTGAGCATCGAGGTGCCCCCCGAGCACCCCTTCTTTGTGTATGGCCAGGGCTGGTCCTCCTGCAGCCCTGGGCGGACTGCACAGCTCTTCTCTTTGCCCTGCCATCGGCTGCAGGTGGGAGATGTCTGCATCTCTATCAGTTTACAGAGCTTGAACAGTAACTCAGTTTCTCAGGCTAGCTGTGCTCCCCCAGGCCAGCTGGGTCTCCCCCGAGAAAGGCCTGAGAGGACAGTCTTGGGACCCAGAGAGCAATGTGACAGTGAGGGGAAGAGCCAGCCGTCAGGTGAGGGCTCCCAGATGGTAGAGCCCTCGCAGCCGGAGCCTGGTGCTCAGGCCTGCTGGCCAGCCCCAAGCTTCCAAAGATACAGCATGCAAGGGGAGGAGGCACGGGCTGCACTGCTCCGTCCCTCTTTCATTCCGCAGGAGGTAAAGCTGTCCATCGAAGGGCGTTCCAATGCAGGAAAATGA